The proteins below are encoded in one region of Arenibacter algicola:
- a CDS encoding DUF4138 domain-containing protein: protein MKKHIFLFGLLIMINAANSQNGKVMDTIYTNEQMTVSLFFPDPIRQGVTGSSNYAFSFNRERAQYFGLLQATPGEESNLLVVTQDGGVYSYLLQYSQKLEKLNYFIDNSDSIGHERTGPSIVSQVKLSMADSDTIPNSDKALDYPKLCAQLLRNPRPFDQIKYKDGVTISMTKSIYYLNEVYVVFKIENGSQIDFEINTLNLYKVNGNNKRKSSYQELPLPPIFQFQRPTVVPKGKQVQFVCVHPKFTLGARERLMVKLEELHGSRNIAVKLKY from the coding sequence ATGAAAAAACACATATTCTTGTTTGGTCTCCTGATTATGATTAACGCTGCCAATTCTCAAAATGGCAAAGTCATGGACACCATATATACCAATGAACAAATGACGGTATCGTTGTTCTTTCCCGACCCTATTCGGCAAGGGGTTACAGGGTCCTCCAATTATGCCTTTAGTTTCAACAGGGAGAGAGCACAGTACTTTGGGCTGCTACAGGCCACTCCAGGGGAGGAAAGCAATCTTTTGGTGGTAACCCAAGATGGAGGGGTCTATTCTTATTTGCTACAGTATTCCCAAAAACTTGAAAAGCTGAATTATTTCATTGATAACTCCGACAGTATTGGCCATGAAAGGACTGGTCCCTCAATTGTCTCCCAAGTAAAATTGTCCATGGCAGATTCTGACACCATCCCAAACTCGGATAAAGCTTTGGACTATCCAAAACTCTGTGCGCAATTGCTTAGAAATCCCAGGCCTTTTGATCAGATAAAATATAAGGATGGAGTCACTATTAGCATGACAAAAAGTATCTATTATCTTAACGAGGTCTATGTGGTTTTCAAAATTGAAAACGGTTCCCAGATCGATTTCGAGATCAATACTTTGAACCTGTACAAAGTGAACGGCAACAATAAACGTAAGTCATCCTATCAGGAATTGCCCCTACCTCCTATCTTTCAGTTTCAAAGGCCAACAGTGGTTCCAAAAGGTAAGCAGGTTCAATTTGTATGTGTCCATCCCAAATTTACGTTGGGAGCCCGTGAGAGGCTTATGGTGAAACTGGAAGAGTTGCATGGGAGTAGGAATATAGCGGTAAAATTGAAATATTGA